The following are encoded together in the Cyanobacterium aponinum PCC 10605 genome:
- a CDS encoding M3 family metallopeptidase — MSNHNPLLKGEGLPSFPEIKPEHIVPAVKELLPTLETQVQELENNLQPTWEGLVIPLNLIEERLRWTWGIIGHLMGVKNSPQLREAYEAVQPELVQFANRVAQSQPLYKGFVALRDSQQWDNLDFAQKRIVESAIKEAELSGVALEGEKKERFNQIQLELAQLSTNFSNNVLDATKAFKLKLTTSEEVAGLPPSLLSLAAQTAKNEGDENATAENGPWVITLDYPSYVPFLKFSERRDLREKVYRAFISRAGGGEYDNNPLIDKILSLRLELANLLGYDNYAEVSLAKKMADDVESVEKLLEELRVVSFESAKQELAQLKEFANSDDLQPWDVSYWAEKQREKLFNFTEEELRPYFPLNQVLDGLFGLAKRIFGVTITPANGEAPVWHEDVQYFQVSNNDNEVIAHFYLDAYSRPSEKRGGAWMDDCLGRAKFEVNGEVVNRLPVAYLTCNQTPPVDGKPSLMTFADVETLFHEFGHGLQHMLTVIDYPGAAGINNVEWDAVELPSQFMENWCLEKNTLFGMAKHYETGEILPSHYYDKLVASKNYMSGSSMLRQLHFSIIDLELHSRYQPHSGETPHQLRDRISETTTVMKPLPEDRFLCSFGHIFAGGYAAGYYSYKWAEVLSADAFSAFEEVGLDNEEEVKTVGQRFRDTVLALGGSLSPMEIFKKFRGREPKTEALLRHSGLLAS; from the coding sequence ATGAGCAATCATAACCCCTTACTCAAAGGCGAAGGATTACCTTCTTTTCCTGAAATTAAACCTGAGCATATTGTACCCGCAGTTAAGGAACTTTTACCCACTTTAGAAACCCAAGTGCAGGAGTTAGAAAATAACCTTCAACCTACATGGGAAGGTTTAGTGATTCCCCTTAATTTAATTGAAGAAAGATTGCGTTGGACTTGGGGTATAATTGGGCATTTAATGGGAGTGAAAAATAGTCCCCAATTGCGAGAGGCTTATGAAGCAGTACAACCAGAATTAGTACAATTTGCCAATCGAGTCGCCCAAAGTCAACCTTTATACAAGGGATTCGTTGCTCTCAGAGATTCTCAACAATGGGATAATTTAGACTTTGCTCAAAAAAGAATTGTCGAATCAGCCATTAAAGAAGCAGAATTGTCAGGAGTTGCCTTAGAAGGAGAGAAAAAAGAGCGTTTTAATCAAATTCAACTTGAATTAGCACAGTTATCTACTAATTTCTCTAATAATGTCCTCGATGCTACTAAAGCCTTTAAGTTAAAGCTAACTACATCCGAAGAAGTGGCGGGATTGCCTCCTAGTTTACTCAGCCTAGCCGCTCAAACCGCCAAAAATGAAGGGGATGAAAATGCCACTGCGGAAAACGGTCCTTGGGTGATAACCTTAGATTATCCGAGTTACGTGCCTTTTCTCAAATTCAGTGAAAGAAGAGATTTAAGAGAAAAAGTCTATCGGGCTTTTATCAGTCGAGCAGGAGGAGGAGAATATGATAATAATCCTCTTATTGATAAAATTTTAAGTTTGCGTCTTGAATTAGCTAATCTTTTGGGTTACGATAATTATGCTGAAGTAAGCCTTGCTAAAAAGATGGCTGACGATGTGGAGTCCGTGGAAAAACTCTTGGAAGAATTGAGAGTTGTTAGTTTTGAAAGTGCAAAACAGGAATTAGCCCAATTAAAAGAATTTGCCAATTCTGATGATTTGCAACCTTGGGATGTGAGCTATTGGGCAGAAAAACAAAGAGAAAAGTTATTTAATTTCACTGAGGAAGAATTACGCCCCTATTTCCCTTTAAATCAAGTGTTAGACGGTTTATTTGGGTTAGCAAAACGGATTTTCGGTGTCACTATCACCCCTGCTAATGGAGAAGCCCCTGTCTGGCATGAGGATGTCCAATATTTTCAAGTCAGCAATAATGATAATGAGGTTATCGCCCATTTCTATTTAGATGCTTATTCTCGCCCCTCGGAAAAACGGGGAGGTGCTTGGATGGATGACTGTTTAGGTAGGGCAAAATTTGAGGTTAATGGCGAGGTGGTTAATCGTTTACCGGTGGCTTATTTAACCTGTAATCAAACTCCTCCAGTGGATGGTAAACCTAGTTTGATGACTTTTGCGGATGTGGAAACCCTTTTCCATGAGTTTGGCCATGGTTTACAACATATGTTAACGGTTATTGACTACCCGGGAGCGGCGGGTATTAATAACGTGGAATGGGATGCAGTGGAGTTACCTAGTCAGTTTATGGAAAATTGGTGTTTGGAAAAAAATACTCTCTTTGGTATGGCTAAACACTATGAAACGGGGGAAATTTTGCCTTCTCACTATTACGATAAGTTAGTGGCGTCTAAAAATTATATGAGTGGCTCTTCTATGTTACGTCAATTACATTTCAGTATTATTGATTTAGAGTTACATTCCCGTTATCAACCCCATAGTGGCGAAACTCCCCATCAATTGCGCGATCGCATCTCTGAGACAACTACAGTAATGAAACCTTTACCTGAAGACAGATTCTTGTGTAGCTTTGGGCATATCTTCGCTGGAGGTTACGCCGCAGGATACTATAGCTATAAATGGGCGGAAGTTTTGAGTGCGGATGCGTTTTCTGCTTTTGAAGAAGTAGGTTTAGACAATGAGGAAGAAGTGAAAACCGTTGGGCAACGTTTCCGTGATACGGTTTTAGCTTTGGGAGGTAGTCTATCACCGATGGAAATATTCAAAAAATTCCGAGGTAGAGAGCCTAAAACTGAGGCATTATTAAGACATAGTGGGTTGTTAGCCAGTTAG
- a CDS encoding type II toxin-antitoxin system HicB family antitoxin — protein MRYKYTAKYTKIPSGYMGQIIEWQEVITEGKSLRECRFLLEDALNEMILAYQQQGKTIPLNDEDIIETLSIEVA, from the coding sequence ATGAGATATAAATACACTGCTAAATATACAAAAATTCCTTCGGGGTATATGGGGCAAATAATTGAATGGCAAGAAGTCATTACAGAAGGAAAAAGTCTTAGAGAATGTCGTTTTCTGCTAGAAGATGCTTTAAATGAGATGATATTGGCATATCAACAACAAGGCAAAACAATTCCTCTCAATGATGAGGATATTATTGAAACCTTATCGATTGAGGTTGCCTAA
- a CDS encoding type II toxin-antitoxin system HicA family toxin translates to MSVKRKDLIKYLEGNGFYLLREGGNHSIYTNDNITIPVKRHNLFDRITANQICKQAGLDKKF, encoded by the coding sequence ATGTCAGTCAAGAGAAAAGATTTAATCAAATATTTAGAGGGTAATGGTTTTTATCTTTTAAGAGAAGGTGGTAATCATTCAATCTATACTAACGATAATATAACAATTCCTGTCAAACGTCATAATTTGTTCGATCGAATAACTGCCAATCAAATTTGTAAACAGGCTGGATTAGATAAAAAGTTTTAA
- a CDS encoding DUF433 domain-containing protein, which translates to MSYKDIITIQSGKRSGKPCIRGMRITVYDVLSYLASGMTYEEILNYFPYLTKEDILACLSYAADRER; encoded by the coding sequence ATGTCATATAAAGATATTATTACTATACAATCAGGAAAAAGAAGTGGAAAACCTTGTATTAGAGGAATGAGAATTACCGTTTATGATGTTCTTTCCTATCTCGCTTCGGGAATGACTTATGAAGAAATATTAAACTATTTTCCTTATTTAACCAAAGAAGATATTTTGGCTTGTTTAAGTTATGCAGCCGATCGTGAACGTTAA
- a CDS encoding NAD(P)/FAD-dependent oxidoreductase, whose protein sequence is MIKKSQIVVIGGGAAGFFGAINCASVYPHVTVSILEAGKQPLTKVKISGGGRCNVTHHCFNPSELVNNYPRGGRELRGAFSRFQPQDTINWFEKRGVKLKTESDGRMFPITDNSQTVIDCLTDTATQLGIKIYTQTPVKDIDKSELGFNITLKSGEIIKAEKILIATGSNPNGYQWAKKLGHTIQTPIPSLFTFKIKDPRLADLAGITCDDVQLKLSLKKGKKLEQNGALLVTHWGISGPATLKLSAWGARILHDNKYNIPLIINWLPQRNYESVKEELINCKNTVAKQKVINYHGFDLPKRLWQSLVTYSLTNRDKTWAEITKKEIDKLTEELIRGVYQIQGKGVFKDEFVTCGGVSLKEIDFKTMMSKKCPDLYFAGEILDVDGVTGGFNFQNAWTTGWLAGLAMSANGERGI, encoded by the coding sequence ATGATAAAAAAATCGCAAATAGTAGTCATTGGAGGGGGTGCAGCGGGGTTTTTTGGTGCAATAAATTGCGCATCTGTTTATCCTCATGTAACGGTGAGTATCCTAGAAGCAGGAAAACAACCCCTAACAAAAGTTAAAATTTCCGGGGGAGGTAGATGTAACGTTACCCATCATTGCTTTAATCCCTCAGAATTAGTCAATAATTATCCCCGTGGTGGCAGGGAATTAAGAGGTGCTTTTTCTCGTTTTCAACCCCAAGATACCATTAACTGGTTTGAGAAACGAGGAGTTAAGTTAAAAACTGAAAGCGATGGGCGTATGTTTCCCATCACCGATAACTCTCAAACAGTTATTGACTGTTTAACCGACACTGCTACTCAATTGGGGATAAAAATTTATACTCAAACTCCCGTTAAGGATATTGATAAATCAGAATTAGGCTTTAATATTACTCTTAAATCAGGGGAAATAATTAAAGCTGAAAAAATCCTAATTGCCACTGGAAGTAATCCTAATGGTTATCAATGGGCGAAAAAATTGGGGCATACGATACAAACTCCTATTCCCTCTTTATTTACCTTTAAAATAAAAGACCCACGTCTAGCAGATTTAGCAGGAATTACTTGTGATGATGTCCAGTTGAAATTATCTCTTAAAAAAGGGAAAAAATTAGAGCAAAATGGTGCTTTATTAGTCACCCATTGGGGTATAAGTGGACCTGCTACTCTAAAATTGTCGGCATGGGGAGCAAGGATTTTACATGATAATAAGTATAATATACCGTTGATTATTAATTGGCTTCCTCAAAGGAATTATGAATCAGTCAAGGAAGAGTTAATTAATTGTAAAAACACCGTAGCTAAACAAAAAGTTATTAATTATCATGGCTTTGATTTACCAAAAAGACTATGGCAAAGTTTAGTTACCTATAGCCTAACTAATCGGGATAAAACTTGGGCTGAAATTACAAAAAAAGAGATAGATAAATTGACAGAAGAATTAATAAGGGGTGTATATCAAATTCAAGGGAAAGGAGTATTTAAAGATGAATTTGTTACTTGTGGAGGAGTGAGTTTAAAGGAGATAGATTTTAAAACAATGATGAGTAAAAAATGCCCCGATTTATATTTTGCAGGAGAAATTTTAGACGTTGATGGAGTGACGGGGGGATTCAACTTTCAGAATGCTTGGACTACAGGATGGTTAGCAGGACTAGCTATGTCTGCAAACGGAGAGAGAGGGATTTGA
- the atpC gene encoding ATP synthase F1 subunit epsilon: MTLTVRVITPDKIVWDQTAQEVILPSSTGQLGILTDHAPLLTSLDVGVMRVRPDNKEWKSIAVMGGFAEVENNEIKVLVNGAQLGETIDKEQAQIAVNEAQTALDQATAKGDRREQMKATQQLKKAKARLQAAS; encoded by the coding sequence ATGACTTTAACGGTAAGAGTAATTACTCCCGATAAAATTGTCTGGGATCAAACTGCTCAAGAGGTAATTCTTCCTAGCAGTACTGGACAGTTGGGTATTTTAACAGATCACGCTCCCCTGTTAACTAGCCTTGATGTAGGTGTTATGCGTGTACGCCCTGATAATAAAGAATGGAAATCCATTGCTGTTATGGGTGGTTTTGCAGAAGTTGAAAACAATGAGATTAAGGTTTTAGTTAATGGAGCTCAATTGGGAGAAACTATTGATAAAGAACAAGCTCAAATTGCAGTCAATGAGGCTCAAACAGCTTTAGATCAAGCCACAGCAAAAGGCGATCGCCGTGAGCAAATGAAGGCTACTCAACAATTGAAAAAAGCCAAAGCTAGATTACAAGCCGCCAGTTAA
- the atpD gene encoding F0F1 ATP synthase subunit beta, with the protein MVAVQEKTNVGKITQIIGPVVDAEFPSGSLPRIYNALRVEGTNSAGEKVAVTCEVQQLLGDNQVRAVSMSTTDGLVRGMEIVDTGAPISVPVGKATLGRIFNVLGEPVDNKGDVNTSETFPIHRKAPAFTELDTKPTVFETGIKVVDLLTPYRQGGKIGLFGGAGVGKTVIMMELINNIAIQHGGVSVFGGVGERTREGNDLYNEMIESKVIDPDNPENSKIALVYGQMNEPPGARMRVGLSALTMAEYFRDVNKQDVLLFIDNIFRFVQAGAEVSALLGRMPSAVGYQPTLGTDVGDLQERITSTKEGSITSIQAVYVPADDLTDPAPATTFAHLDGTTVLSRNLAAKGIYPAVDPLGSTSTMLQASIVGKEHYETARAVQSTLQRYKELQDIIAILGLDELSEEDRIVVDRARKIERFLSQPFFVAEVFTGSPGKYVSLEDTIKGFQKILSGELDDLPEQAFYMVGNIDEAIAKAEKMKG; encoded by the coding sequence ATGGTTGCAGTACAAGAAAAAACAAACGTCGGTAAAATCACCCAGATTATTGGACCGGTGGTTGACGCTGAATTTCCTAGTGGCAGTCTTCCCCGTATTTATAATGCCCTTCGTGTTGAAGGTACTAATTCCGCAGGTGAAAAAGTAGCAGTTACCTGTGAAGTACAACAACTCCTCGGGGATAACCAAGTTCGTGCAGTATCGATGAGTACTACCGATGGTTTAGTCAGAGGAATGGAAATTGTTGACACTGGTGCACCTATTAGCGTTCCCGTTGGTAAAGCAACTTTAGGACGTATCTTCAACGTTTTAGGTGAACCCGTTGACAACAAAGGTGATGTTAATACCTCCGAAACTTTCCCCATTCACCGCAAAGCCCCTGCTTTTACAGAATTAGATACCAAACCTACCGTTTTTGAAACTGGTATTAAAGTTGTGGACTTATTAACCCCCTATCGTCAAGGTGGTAAAATCGGTTTGTTTGGTGGTGCAGGTGTTGGTAAAACCGTTATTATGATGGAATTAATCAACAACATTGCTATTCAACACGGTGGTGTATCTGTGTTTGGTGGTGTGGGTGAGCGTACCCGTGAAGGAAATGACCTCTACAACGAAATGATTGAATCTAAGGTTATCGATCCTGATAATCCTGAAAATTCCAAAATCGCTCTTGTTTATGGTCAGATGAACGAACCCCCCGGAGCTAGAATGCGCGTAGGTTTATCTGCTTTAACTATGGCGGAATATTTCCGTGATGTTAACAAACAAGACGTATTACTATTTATTGATAATATTTTCCGTTTCGTTCAAGCTGGTGCTGAAGTATCTGCGTTATTAGGTAGAATGCCTTCTGCGGTAGGTTATCAGCCCACTCTTGGTACTGACGTGGGTGATTTACAAGAGCGTATTACCTCCACTAAAGAAGGTTCTATCACCTCTATTCAAGCGGTTTACGTTCCTGCGGACGACTTAACCGATCCCGCTCCTGCTACTACCTTTGCTCACTTAGATGGTACTACAGTATTGTCTCGTAATTTAGCGGCTAAAGGTATTTATCCTGCGGTTGATCCTTTAGGTTCTACCAGCACCATGTTACAAGCTAGTATCGTAGGGAAAGAACACTATGAAACTGCTCGTGCGGTACAGTCCACCTTACAACGTTATAAAGAGTTACAAGATATTATTGCCATTCTCGGTTTAGATGAATTATCTGAAGAAGATCGTATTGTGGTCGATCGCGCTCGTAAAATTGAGCGTTTCTTGTCTCAACCTTTCTTTGTTGCAGAAGTATTCACTGGTAGCCCTGGTAAATATGTTTCTTTAGAAGATACCATCAAAGGTTTCCAAAAAATCCTCTCTGGTGAATTAGATGATTTACCAGAACAGGCTTTCTACATGGTAGGAAACATTGATGAGGCGATCGCTAAAGCCGAAAAAATGAAAGGCTAA
- a CDS encoding TerB family tellurite resistance protein, with protein MSKENKTKLLIKILVGAAWIDGVIQAEEREYLKKVVTENHLENDPEIKSLLSEIKPINAQECYQWLEDYLGNSPKTEDYQKLLEAISALVYSDGDIDIQEAKLLSRLQDLEPNGDNKSIPKQILQSIKKIYQKAIAT; from the coding sequence ATGAGTAAGGAGAATAAAACTAAGTTATTAATTAAGATTCTAGTGGGTGCGGCTTGGATTGATGGGGTAATTCAGGCAGAAGAAAGAGAATATTTAAAAAAAGTTGTCACTGAAAATCACCTAGAAAATGATCCAGAAATAAAGTCTCTCCTCTCGGAAATTAAACCGATAAATGCCCAAGAATGTTATCAATGGCTAGAAGATTATCTCGGTAACAGTCCCAAAACAGAAGATTATCAAAAGTTACTTGAGGCAATTAGTGCTTTGGTTTACAGTGATGGTGATATTGACATTCAGGAAGCAAAACTCTTGAGTCGTCTGCAAGATTTAGAACCTAATGGAGATAATAAGTCTATTCCAAAACAAATTTTACAGTCTATTAAAAAGATATATCAAAAAGCGATCGCAACTTAA
- a CDS encoding 16S rRNA (cytosine(967)-C(5))-methyltransferase: MSNNPRQVAFQALEDIYQNHAYTDIALDRALKNNSLSRSGLHSKSFQDRALVSELVYGIVRRKRTLDSIINQFASKKASQQPLKLRIILQLGLYQIRYLDKIPASAAVNTSVELAKKNGLSKISGVVNGILRSYLRQSADGDPLILPSDKIAYLGVKYSFPDWIVKLFIDQFSYQKTEALLDWFNNTHHIDLRTNIIKINRENLQNKLLENNIETFLLKEAQGLRLSKAVGNIGNLEEFKQGLFTIQDASAQLVTHLLNPQAGETIIDACAAPGGKTTHIAELMGDKGKVIAIDTYAKRLEKIKENATRLGLTCIEVKEGDSSELTEWENQADRVLVDVPCSGLGTLHTNPDIRWRKKPEEIEKLTRLQQKILTNASKWVKNGGILVYATCTLNQKENENIVTEFLANHPQWQLDTKNNNFLDNYSLPSKGMIKIFPPDDNMDGFFIAKLIKGEV, from the coding sequence ATGTCAAATAATCCCCGTCAAGTAGCGTTTCAGGCTTTAGAAGATATTTACCAAAATCATGCTTATACCGATATTGCTTTAGATAGAGCCTTAAAAAATAATTCCCTTTCAAGAAGTGGGTTGCATAGTAAATCCTTTCAAGATCGCGCCTTAGTATCTGAGTTAGTATATGGTATAGTGAGGAGAAAAAGAACTTTAGATAGTATTATCAATCAATTTGCCAGTAAAAAAGCCTCTCAACAACCGTTAAAACTGAGAATTATTCTGCAATTAGGGTTATATCAAATACGCTATCTCGATAAAATTCCAGCCTCGGCGGCAGTCAATACCAGTGTGGAATTGGCGAAAAAAAACGGTTTAAGTAAAATATCGGGAGTGGTTAATGGTATTTTGAGATCATACTTGCGTCAAAGTGCCGATGGTGATCCTTTGATTCTACCTTCTGATAAAATTGCTTATCTAGGAGTAAAATACAGTTTTCCTGATTGGATTGTTAAACTCTTTATTGATCAATTTAGTTATCAAAAAACAGAGGCTCTTTTAGACTGGTTTAATAATACTCACCATATCGATTTAAGAACAAATATTATCAAAATAAATAGAGAAAATCTGCAAAATAAGCTATTAGAAAATAATATAGAGACATTTTTATTGAAAGAAGCTCAAGGTTTAAGGTTAAGCAAAGCCGTGGGAAATATAGGTAATTTAGAAGAATTTAAACAGGGATTGTTCACTATTCAAGACGCAAGTGCGCAGTTAGTAACTCATTTACTCAATCCCCAAGCAGGAGAGACAATTATTGATGCCTGTGCCGCACCGGGGGGGAAAACGACTCATATAGCTGAGTTAATGGGAGATAAGGGCAAAGTTATTGCTATAGACACCTACGCTAAACGTCTCGAAAAAATCAAGGAAAATGCCACGAGATTGGGTTTAACTTGTATTGAAGTAAAAGAGGGAGATAGTAGTGAGTTAACAGAGTGGGAAAATCAAGCGGATAGAGTTTTAGTAGATGTACCCTGCTCAGGTTTAGGCACATTACACACAAATCCAGATATTCGTTGGCGTAAAAAACCAGAAGAGATAGAAAAATTAACTAGATTACAGCAGAAAATATTAACCAATGCCAGTAAATGGGTGAAAAATGGCGGTATTTTAGTTTATGCAACTTGTACCCTTAATCAAAAAGAAAATGAAAATATAGTCACCGAATTTTTGGCAAACCATCCTCAATGGCAGTTAGACACAAAAAATAATAATTTCCTTGATAATTATTCGCTACCATCAAAGGGAATGATCAAAATATTTCCTCCTGATGACAATATGGATGGATTTTTCATAGCAAAATTAATTAAAGGAGAAGTTTAA
- a CDS encoding NAD(P)H-quinone oxidoreductase subunit H: MAKIETRTEPMVLNMGPHHPSMHGVLRLIVTLDGEDVIDCEPVIGYLHRGMEKIAENRTNVMFVPYVSRWDYAAGMFNEAITVNAPEKLADIEVPKRAQYIRVIMLELNRIANHLLWLGPFLADVGAQTPFFYIFREREMIYDLWEAATGMRLINNNYFRIGGVAVDLPYGWVDKCEDFCDYFLPKVDEYEKLITNNPIFRKRVEGVGVITREQAINWSLSGPMLRGSGVKWDLRKVDRYECYDDFDWDVQWETAGDCFARYIVRIREMRESVKIIRQALKGLPGGPYENLEAKRLQEGKKSKWNDFEYQYIAKKVPPTFKIPAGEHYVRMESGKGELGVFIVGNDDVFPWRFKIRAPDFNNLQILPELLRGVKVADIMAILGSIDVIMGSVDR; this comes from the coding sequence ATGGCAAAAATAGAAACTAGAACTGAACCTATGGTGTTGAACATGGGTCCTCATCATCCCTCAATGCACGGGGTTTTGAGACTCATTGTCACCTTAGATGGAGAAGATGTAATCGACTGTGAACCTGTAATCGGTTACTTACACCGAGGCATGGAAAAAATTGCCGAAAATCGCACTAATGTTATGTTTGTGCCTTATGTGAGCCGTTGGGATTATGCGGCGGGGATGTTTAACGAAGCCATTACCGTTAACGCACCTGAAAAATTGGCAGACATAGAAGTACCCAAACGGGCGCAATATATCCGAGTGATTATGCTAGAGTTGAATCGCATTGCAAATCACCTTCTTTGGCTTGGGCCTTTTCTAGCAGATGTTGGCGCACAAACTCCCTTTTTCTATATTTTCCGTGAAAGAGAGATGATTTATGATCTCTGGGAAGCGGCCACAGGGATGCGCTTAATCAACAATAACTATTTTCGTATTGGTGGGGTTGCCGTAGATTTGCCCTATGGTTGGGTTGACAAATGCGAAGATTTTTGCGATTATTTCTTGCCCAAAGTGGACGAGTATGAGAAGTTAATCACCAATAACCCTATTTTCCGTAAACGGGTGGAAGGAGTAGGAGTGATTACCCGTGAACAAGCTATCAACTGGAGTTTATCTGGTCCTATGTTGCGCGGCTCCGGAGTAAAATGGGATTTACGCAAGGTCGATCGCTATGAATGCTATGATGACTTTGATTGGGATGTACAGTGGGAAACTGCCGGAGATTGTTTTGCCCGTTATATCGTGCGAATCCGTGAAATGCGCGAATCCGTGAAAATTATTCGCCAAGCCTTAAAAGGTTTACCCGGTGGCCCTTACGAGAATTTAGAAGCAAAAAGATTACAGGAAGGCAAAAAATCAAAATGGAATGATTTTGAATATCAATACATCGCCAAAAAAGTACCTCCTACCTTTAAAATACCTGCTGGAGAGCATTATGTACGCATGGAAAGCGGTAAGGGTGAGTTAGGGGTGTTTATTGTCGGTAACGATGATGTTTTCCCCTGGCGTTTCAAAATTAGAGCTCCTGATTTCAATAATTTACAGATTCTACCTGAACTGCTTAGAGGTGTAAAAGTTGCTGATATTATGGCAATTCTCGGTAGTATTGATGTCATTATGGGTTCTGTCGATCGCTAG
- a CDS encoding MATE family efflux transporter, with protein sequence MTIPNNEKLSIRTEAQEFLKLAVPLAGAQVAQLTTGFADTVMMGHLGNEILAAGGLASITFFSIMIATSGIVMGVTPLVATAYGAENKTDIEQFTRQGLWLSLLLSIPIMVATAHFDSLVSGLGLDETMLKSVKTYLDIMLWGLFPALGFAMLRGVVSALSQARPIFLIVTIGTGLNILGNYVLGFGALGFPRLELAGLALASTVTLWGMFVALIIYLSVSHHFESYKFFSSLYQLKPKKLWKLFKIGLPIGVFSTLEIGTYTVVSYLVAEFGANGLAAHQIVFQTINIIYMVPLGMSFAATARVGKWFGQNNMVGIRQAGLVGIVLGTLWTTVIVVVLLVFPQQIVGLYIDVLKPESEPIVSLAVSILRVGAIAHIFDGVQKIAYGALQGLQDTRVPMILSFLFYWCIGLICGYWLAFSWNLDVIGLWLGLLIAVAIASVVFVWRFQALGMNNIRIKLNGN encoded by the coding sequence ATGACCATTCCTAATAATGAAAAATTAAGTATTCGTACTGAAGCACAGGAATTTTTAAAACTAGCTGTTCCCCTAGCTGGAGCTCAAGTAGCACAATTAACTACAGGATTTGCTGATACCGTGATGATGGGACACTTGGGAAACGAGATTTTAGCCGCTGGTGGCTTAGCTTCGATTACTTTTTTCTCCATTATGATAGCTACCAGTGGAATCGTTATGGGCGTTACTCCTTTAGTGGCAACTGCCTATGGTGCAGAGAATAAAACAGACATCGAACAATTTACTCGACAAGGATTATGGCTATCATTACTCCTATCTATTCCCATTATGGTCGCAACAGCCCATTTTGATAGCTTAGTGAGTGGATTAGGATTAGATGAAACTATGTTAAAATCAGTCAAAACATATCTTGATATTATGTTATGGGGGTTATTTCCAGCCTTGGGCTTCGCTATGTTGCGAGGTGTTGTTTCTGCATTATCCCAAGCACGTCCCATTTTTTTGATTGTAACCATAGGAACAGGGCTTAATATTTTAGGGAACTATGTGTTGGGGTTTGGTGCATTGGGATTTCCTCGGTTAGAATTAGCAGGATTGGCTTTAGCTTCTACCGTTACATTATGGGGGATGTTTGTCGCTTTAATTATCTATCTTTCTGTTAGTCATCATTTTGAAAGTTATAAGTTCTTTTCAAGTCTATATCAGTTAAAACCTAAAAAACTCTGGAAATTGTTTAAAATAGGGCTACCTATAGGGGTGTTTTCTACCCTTGAAATTGGAACTTATACAGTTGTAAGCTATCTTGTAGCAGAATTTGGTGCTAATGGATTAGCCGCCCATCAAATTGTTTTTCAAACCATCAATATCATTTATATGGTGCCATTGGGTATGTCATTTGCCGCAACTGCCAGAGTTGGTAAATGGTTTGGACAAAATAATATGGTGGGAATTCGCCAAGCGGGGTTGGTGGGTATTGTACTTGGTACTTTATGGACTACTGTTATTGTAGTTGTGCTGTTAGTATTCCCTCAACAAATTGTGGGGCTTTATATTGACGTTCTCAAACCAGAAAGCGAACCCATTGTCTCTCTAGCTGTTTCTATTCTGAGGGTTGGAGCGATCGCACATATCTTTGATGGAGTTCAGAAAATTGCCTATGGAGCGTTGCAGGGCTTACAGGATACCCGTGTGCCAATGATTTTGAGTTTTCTATTCTACTGGTGCATTGGCTTAATCTGTGGTTATTGGTTGGCATTTAGTTGGAATTTGGATGTTATTGGCTTATGGTTAGGACTATTAATTGCGGTAGCGATCGCTTCTGTGGTTTTTGTTTGGCGATTTCAAGCCCTAGGGATGAATAATATTCGCATAAAATTAAACGGAAATTAA